In a single window of the Rhopalosiphum padi isolate XX-2018 chromosome 1, ASM2088224v1, whole genome shotgun sequence genome:
- the LOC132918157 gene encoding kynurenine formamidase isoform X1, with protein MDGKTKSNEVLYTPSSWCKRMHPDMVVNKHIEIVQLISEQIKKSRYHIKTNIRYGPGDQQLLDVYEDELNSLDYTFVYIHGGYWQDLNKDISAYCVEPLVNAGIRVVIPGYDLAPKVALFNIVKEIHQLLSYLKDCLKYKNIWLGGHSAGAHLASSMIHTEINENIGVKGFILISGVFDLNPLLETSINKALKLNKETCLQLSPLNNLYGLDFTHIMAKFHVKVLVVYAENDSPAFHFQSKQFAKFLDKLGLEVIEERIIGVDHFDIVENLSNKDYSLTKTIINFILN; from the exons ATGGACGGAAAA acTAAAAGTAATGAAGTTCTATACACACCAAGCTCATGGTGTAAACGAATGCATCCGGATATGGTAGTCAATAAACATATTGAAATAGTGCAGTTGA tcagTGAACAAATTAAGAAATCTAGGTaccatataaaaacaaatattagatATGGACCTGGTGATCAACAGCTTTTAGATGTATATGAAGATGAACTGAATTCTTTGGATTATACTTTTGTTTATATTCATGGAGGGTATTGGCAAGACTTAAACAAAGACATTTCTGCCTACTGTGTAGAACCATTAGTAAATGCTGGAATTCGAGTAGTTATACCTGGCTATGATCTTGCACCaaaag ttgctCTGTTTAATATAGTCAAGGAAATTCATCAATTGTTGTCATATTTAAAGGattgtttaaaatacaa AAATATTTGGTTGGGAGGGCATTCAGCAGGTGCTCATTTAGCTTCATCTATGATTCATactgaaataaatgaaaatattggtGTTAAAGGATTTATACTCATCAGCGGTGTATTTGATCTTAATCCATTATTGGAGACATCTATCAATAAAGCACTGAAGCTGAACAA AGAGACTTGTCTACAACTAAGTCCACTGAATAATCTCTATGGACTTgattttacacatattatggCAAAGTTTCATGTAAAAGTTCTTGTAGTTTACGCAGAAAATGATTCTCCAGCTTTCCATTTTCAATCAAAACAGTTTGCCAaa TTTCTGGACAAACTTGGTTTAGAAGTAATTGAAGAAAGGATAATTGGAGTAGATCATTTTGATATTGTAGAGAATCTTTCAAATAAAGACTATTCTCTTACAAAAACAATCATCAATTTTATTCTAAACTAA
- the LOC132918157 gene encoding kynurenine formamidase isoform X2 — protein MHPDMVVNKHIEIVQLISEQIKKSRYHIKTNIRYGPGDQQLLDVYEDELNSLDYTFVYIHGGYWQDLNKDISAYCVEPLVNAGIRVVIPGYDLAPKVALFNIVKEIHQLLSYLKDCLKYKNIWLGGHSAGAHLASSMIHTEINENIGVKGFILISGVFDLNPLLETSINKALKLNKETCLQLSPLNNLYGLDFTHIMAKFHVKVLVVYAENDSPAFHFQSKQFAKFLDKLGLEVIEERIIGVDHFDIVENLSNKDYSLTKTIINFILN, from the exons ATGCATCCGGATATGGTAGTCAATAAACATATTGAAATAGTGCAGTTGA tcagTGAACAAATTAAGAAATCTAGGTaccatataaaaacaaatattagatATGGACCTGGTGATCAACAGCTTTTAGATGTATATGAAGATGAACTGAATTCTTTGGATTATACTTTTGTTTATATTCATGGAGGGTATTGGCAAGACTTAAACAAAGACATTTCTGCCTACTGTGTAGAACCATTAGTAAATGCTGGAATTCGAGTAGTTATACCTGGCTATGATCTTGCACCaaaag ttgctCTGTTTAATATAGTCAAGGAAATTCATCAATTGTTGTCATATTTAAAGGattgtttaaaatacaa AAATATTTGGTTGGGAGGGCATTCAGCAGGTGCTCATTTAGCTTCATCTATGATTCATactgaaataaatgaaaatattggtGTTAAAGGATTTATACTCATCAGCGGTGTATTTGATCTTAATCCATTATTGGAGACATCTATCAATAAAGCACTGAAGCTGAACAA AGAGACTTGTCTACAACTAAGTCCACTGAATAATCTCTATGGACTTgattttacacatattatggCAAAGTTTCATGTAAAAGTTCTTGTAGTTTACGCAGAAAATGATTCTCCAGCTTTCCATTTTCAATCAAAACAGTTTGCCAaa TTTCTGGACAAACTTGGTTTAGAAGTAATTGAAGAAAGGATAATTGGAGTAGATCATTTTGATATTGTAGAGAATCTTTCAAATAAAGACTATTCTCTTACAAAAACAATCATCAATTTTATTCTAAACTAA